In one Trichlorobacter lovleyi SZ genomic region, the following are encoded:
- the gspN gene encoding type II secretion system protein GspN has translation MNLFLRLIGGFAAALAGLVLVMMLAVWFISDRSLDQALREQLEPHGLTLQAKNLRTALPFALAADRLTIGDGNGAWLTVEQFRLRLQLLPLLTGRVRLSVSGRSGSGSLHGSFSIYPLKKRSGTIRIAGLELGSIPLLTSKLGGQLRGTARLDLDFTTQQTGILAGTAKLQITALGLKGASVAGMSLPDLTVQEARGLVTTSGPRITVDSLAMQGDGIYLRLTGTTSIAPNAPLNLSLQLMPTAEFLERQKSIFLLMMLYQTAPGSYTLPISGTIASPQLAGR, from the coding sequence ATGAACCTTTTCCTGCGCCTCATAGGCGGCTTTGCCGCCGCCCTGGCAGGCCTGGTACTGGTCATGATGCTGGCGGTCTGGTTTATTTCCGATCGCTCCCTTGATCAGGCACTCCGCGAACAGCTGGAACCGCACGGACTCACACTGCAGGCCAAAAACCTGCGAACGGCCCTCCCCTTTGCACTGGCGGCAGACCGGCTGACCATCGGCGATGGAAACGGGGCGTGGCTTACCGTTGAGCAGTTCCGTCTGCGTCTGCAGCTGCTCCCGCTGCTGACCGGCAGAGTCAGGCTGAGCGTGAGCGGCCGGAGCGGTTCCGGTTCGCTGCACGGCTCATTCAGCATCTACCCGCTTAAAAAACGGTCGGGAACCATCCGTATTGCGGGGCTGGAACTGGGCAGCATCCCTCTGCTTACCTCAAAACTGGGGGGGCAGCTGCGCGGCACGGCACGGCTGGATCTCGACTTCACCACCCAACAGACCGGTATCCTTGCCGGGACCGCCAAACTGCAGATAACGGCTCTGGGGCTCAAGGGTGCCAGTGTTGCCGGCATGTCGCTGCCTGATCTGACGGTGCAGGAGGCGCGGGGACTGGTGACCACCAGCGGCCCCCGCATCACCGTTGACAGCCTGGCAATGCAGGGTGACGGCATCTACCTGCGCCTGACCGGCACCACCAGTATCGCCCCCAACGCCCCGCTCAACCTCAGCCTGCAACTGATGCCGACCGCTGAATTCCTGGAACGGCAGAAATCCATCTTCCTGCTGATGATGCTCTATCAGACAGCACCGGGCAGTTACACCCTGCCGATCAGCGGGACAATTGCATCACCGCA
- the gspL gene encoding type II secretion system protein GspL, with product MIIHVIQLHESGFTLGRFRHAGRELVPLTAIRHQTENREELVSKIAESLASVTKGETRTILSIPPGLLNLRELQLPITERAKIRAVLPFELAGETAQDDATIVCDAVALAGGGQLAGWAAQGQIADLITTLTEAGAEPEIVTASCLHWNLLLPPDSSETVAICDSTAVTVCRQGQLLFCRTLNNNSDDLERTLATLELTRDLQVDRVLLLDPLLLPLASTSERVIELFPLPDALKTPASQDGLAPLALAAPFAAALAFCFGEPFNLRSGPLAWKQKNRRLLRAFRLPLILACIAAVLLLAEAGTRWYLLSRDITSLNSSIGKIYRESFPNRKKAVDEAAELKAEIRRLEGTSLSPTILPFLRLLTEHKGVEISGFSEIDYDGTRFKVKGDGRTSAAISTLRQKLLTAGWQVEQPEITSRPDGTILFQLKGNRGGAKP from the coding sequence ATGATCATACATGTCATTCAACTGCATGAGTCCGGCTTTACCCTTGGCAGATTCCGACATGCCGGCAGGGAACTGGTGCCGCTTACCGCTATCCGGCACCAGACAGAGAACCGGGAAGAGCTGGTCAGCAAAATAGCGGAGAGCCTGGCTTCAGTCACGAAGGGCGAGACCAGGACGATCCTGTCCATCCCCCCCGGTCTGTTGAACCTGCGCGAACTGCAGCTTCCCATCACCGAGCGGGCAAAAATCCGGGCTGTCCTGCCGTTTGAGCTGGCAGGGGAAACCGCTCAGGATGACGCCACCATTGTCTGTGATGCGGTGGCGCTGGCAGGGGGAGGCCAGCTGGCTGGCTGGGCAGCACAGGGGCAGATTGCGGACCTGATCACCACCCTGACTGAGGCAGGGGCTGAACCGGAGATAGTCACCGCCTCCTGCCTGCACTGGAATCTGCTGCTGCCGCCCGACTCCTCTGAAACTGTGGCAATCTGCGACAGTACCGCCGTCACCGTCTGCCGCCAGGGCCAGCTGCTGTTCTGCAGAACCTTGAACAACAACAGCGACGACCTTGAACGGACGCTTGCCACGCTGGAACTGACCCGCGACCTGCAGGTAGACCGGGTCCTGCTCCTTGACCCGCTGTTGCTGCCTCTTGCCTCAACGTCAGAGCGGGTTATCGAACTGTTCCCCCTGCCGGATGCGCTAAAGACACCGGCATCGCAGGATGGGCTGGCCCCGCTGGCCCTGGCGGCCCCCTTTGCTGCAGCGTTGGCGTTCTGTTTTGGAGAACCGTTCAATCTTCGCAGCGGGCCATTGGCCTGGAAGCAGAAAAACAGGCGTTTATTGCGAGCGTTTCGTCTGCCGCTGATACTGGCCTGTATCGCTGCCGTTCTGCTGCTTGCAGAGGCAGGCACCCGCTGGTACCTGCTCTCACGGGACATTACATCGCTGAACAGTTCCATCGGCAAGATCTACCGGGAGAGCTTCCCGAACCGGAAGAAAGCGGTGGATGAGGCAGCGGAACTGAAGGCTGAAATACGCCGGCTTGAGGGCACCAGCCTCAGCCCCACTATTCTGCCGTTCCTGCGTCTGCTGACTGAACACAAGGGCGTTGAGATCAGCGGGTTCAGTGAAATCGACTATGACGGAACCCGTTTTAAAGTCAAAGGAGATGGCAGGACCAGTGCCGCTATCAGCACCTTGCGGCAAAAGCTGCTAACAGCCGGATGGCAGGTGGAACAGCCGGAGATCACCAGCCGGCCGGATGGAACGATCCTCTTTCAGCTGAAAGGGAACCGTGGAGGTGCAAAACCATGA